A single region of the Chrysiogenia bacterium genome encodes:
- a CDS encoding 4Fe-4S binding protein, which yields MPHFITDKCTGCTMCVRVCPTGAITGDKDAIHLIEPDLCIDCSTCGIYCPYFAIEDGLGIIVDRVKPKDIPKAFVIEESCSGCVFCVEACPFDCITMVDNGSGDFFQVAEVDQKKCVSCKLCAQVCIKDAIVVDRQIPYQPEEYSSFQKPEQHLVPEIEAVKAELSSEDAA from the coding sequence ATGCCTCATTTCATCACCGACAAATGCACCGGCTGCACCATGTGCGTTCGCGTGTGTCCCACCGGTGCGATCACCGGTGACAAGGACGCGATCCACCTGATCGAGCCCGACCTGTGCATCGATTGCTCGACGTGCGGAATTTACTGTCCGTACTTCGCGATCGAGGACGGGCTGGGCATCATCGTTGACCGCGTGAAGCCCAAAGACATTCCGAAGGCCTTCGTGATCGAAGAGTCGTGTTCGGGCTGCGTCTTCTGCGTGGAAGCCTGCCCGTTCGACTGCATCACCATGGTCGACAACGGTTCGGGCGACTTCTTCCAGGTGGCAGAGGTCGACCAGAAGAAGTGCGTGTCGTGCAAGCTCTGCGCGCAGGTCTGCATCAAGGACGCCATCGTGGTGGACCGGCAGATTCCCTATCAGCCCGAGGAATACAGCAGCTTCCAGAAGCCCGAACAACACCTTGTCCCGGAAATCGAGGCCGTGAAGGCCGAGCTTTCTTCGGAGGATGCGGC